In Ruminococcaceae bacterium BL-6, a genomic segment contains:
- the recJ gene encoding Single-stranded-DNA-specific exonuclease RecJ: MNLKKWVISPLNKERAAHLAEEYNLPFFLSMMLEIRGARGREEIEELLGKERELSDPFRMPDMEKAVGRIRTALERFEKIAVYGDYDADGVTATAMLYSYLDSCGANVLFYIPDREGEGYGMNMGAVDSLHEQRVGLIITVDNGITSIKEAAYAESLGIDLVITDHHRPLDELPKACAVVDPYRRDCDLPFRDFAGVGVALQLIMALEGGSSGGKAVLENYADLAAIGTIGDVVPLNGENRALVREGLRLLSRSDRVGVRALLEHAGMAGKKLSAVSVAFTVVPRINATGRIGSPDRAVRLLVSEDPQEAEGLAADICDDNEFRRQIEAEILEKALQLLQSEPSRLYDRVLVVSGENWHHGVIGIVAARLTEQFGKPCMVISSTGEEARGSGRSIEGFDLFEALCSCQKLFTKFGGHSMAAGISLQTRDIERFREAVNHYAAAVPAVTPVLRLDCKLNPAALSVEMPQLLELLEPFGTGNPEPRFGLYGMQLRRIVPVGGGKHLRLVFTRGTAETCCMLFRTEPKDFPYRPGDTVDLAVSLDGREYRGEKRLSVIIRDIRPSGMDIDALLLGKLTYEKYKRGERLTEKEAALLLPSYGHFAALYRFLRTNGGWRESPVLLLYRLNSPEIGYGRLMVALEVFAEHGLLTVCWENERLSVNLCSAGEKVDLFRSEVLDQINLLQKDGAEYA, encoded by the coding sequence TTGAATCTGAAAAAATGGGTGATTTCGCCTTTGAACAAAGAGCGCGCGGCGCATCTTGCGGAAGAGTACAACCTTCCGTTCTTTTTGTCTATGATGCTTGAGATCCGCGGCGCGCGCGGGCGCGAAGAGATCGAGGAGCTGCTTGGAAAGGAACGGGAGCTTTCCGACCCGTTCCGGATGCCGGATATGGAAAAAGCCGTCGGGCGCATCCGCACGGCGCTGGAGCGCTTTGAAAAAATAGCCGTGTACGGCGATTATGACGCGGACGGCGTCACCGCCACCGCGATGCTGTATTCGTATCTGGATTCCTGCGGGGCGAACGTCCTGTTTTATATTCCGGACCGGGAAGGGGAAGGCTACGGCATGAACATGGGGGCCGTGGACAGCCTGCACGAACAGCGGGTGGGGCTGATCATTACGGTCGACAACGGCATAACATCCATAAAAGAGGCCGCTTACGCCGAAAGCCTCGGCATCGACCTTGTCATCACGGACCACCACCGCCCGCTGGATGAGCTTCCCAAAGCGTGCGCGGTCGTCGACCCCTACCGGCGGGACTGCGACCTGCCGTTCCGCGATTTCGCCGGGGTCGGCGTCGCGCTTCAGCTCATCATGGCGCTGGAGGGCGGGAGCTCCGGCGGCAAGGCCGTTCTGGAAAACTACGCGGACCTTGCCGCCATCGGAACCATCGGGGATGTGGTGCCGCTGAACGGGGAAAACCGCGCGCTGGTGCGCGAGGGGCTTCGGCTCCTTTCCCGCAGCGACCGCGTGGGGGTCCGGGCGCTTCTGGAGCACGCCGGCATGGCCGGGAAAAAGCTTTCCGCCGTCAGCGTCGCGTTCACCGTCGTCCCCCGCATCAACGCTACGGGCCGCATCGGCTCGCCGGACCGCGCGGTGCGCCTGCTCGTCAGCGAGGACCCACAGGAGGCAGAAGGGCTTGCGGCGGATATCTGCGACGACAACGAGTTCCGCCGCCAGATCGAAGCGGAGATCCTGGAAAAGGCTTTACAGCTTCTTCAGTCCGAGCCAAGCCGCCTGTATGACCGCGTTCTGGTCGTCAGCGGGGAAAACTGGCACCACGGCGTGATCGGGATCGTCGCCGCCCGGCTGACGGAGCAGTTCGGAAAGCCCTGCATGGTGATTTCGAGCACCGGCGAAGAGGCCAGGGGCTCCGGCAGAAGCATCGAGGGCTTCGACCTGTTCGAGGCGCTCTGCTCCTGCCAGAAGCTTTTCACGAAATTCGGCGGCCACTCCATGGCGGCCGGAATCAGCCTGCAAACGCGGGATATCGAACGCTTCCGCGAGGCGGTCAACCATTATGCGGCCGCCGTTCCCGCCGTGACGCCCGTTTTGAGGCTCGACTGCAAGCTGAACCCGGCGGCGCTCAGCGTGGAGATGCCGCAGCTGCTGGAGCTGCTGGAGCCGTTCGGCACGGGGAATCCCGAGCCGCGCTTCGGCCTTTACGGCATGCAGCTTCGGCGCATCGTCCCGGTGGGCGGGGGAAAGCACCTGCGCCTTGTTTTCACAAGGGGCACGGCGGAAACGTGCTGCATGCTTTTCCGCACGGAGCCGAAGGATTTTCCCTATCGGCCCGGCGACACGGTGGACCTTGCGGTCTCACTGGATGGCCGGGAATACCGCGGGGAAAAGCGGCTTTCGGTGATTATCCGGGACATCAGGCCGTCCGGAATGGATATTGACGCGCTTCTTTTGGGAAAGCTAACCTATGAAAAATACAAGCGGGGCGAGCGCCTTACGGAAAAGGAAGCCGCTCTGCTGCTCCCTTCCTACGGGCATTTCGCCGCACTCTACCGATTCCTCCGCACAAACGGCGGCTGGCGGGAAAGCCCGGTGCTGCTGCTGTACCGCCTGAATTCCCCCGAAATCGGGTACGGGCGGCTGATGGTGGCGCTGGAAGTGTTCGCGGAGCATGGCCTGCTCACGGTCTGCTGGGAGAACGAGCGCCTTTCCGTCAACCTGTGCAGCGCGGGGGAAAAGGTGGACCTGTTCCGCTCCGAGGTGCTCGACCAAATCAATCTGCTGCAAAAAGACGGTGCTGAATATGCCTGA
- the rsh gene encoding GTP pyrophosphokinase (RelA/SpoT) (Evidence 2a : Function from experimental evidences in other organisms; PubMedId : 6248722, 9383190, 11545276, 12081964, 12372825, 13129942, 15066282, 17183219, 18067544, 18996989, 26460002, 31003868; Product type e : enzyme) — protein sequence MPETTKTYEDLLQLMKSSEHGFDLDLIGRAYRLAKEAHKDQKRLSGQPYLIHPVAVAYILVELGMDSESVAAGLLHDVVEDTPVELSQIRKQFGAEIANLIDGVTKLGRIPYSSREEQQAENIRKMLIAMSEDIRVIIIKLADRLHNMRTLEYMTPQKQRDKALENMEVYAPIAHRLGIRAVKEELEDLSLRYLDPVAYQEIENALELRSKDRNAFIESTKKLIYDRLSPMIPNVYLQGRVKSINGIYRKVFMQGRNMDEIYDIYAVRVIVDTVNDCYNVLGVIHDMFRPIPNRFKDYISTPKPNMYQSLHTTVIGREGIPFEVQIRTWEMHHTAEYGIAAHWKYKLGLTKGDTMEKRLAWIRQMLENQKDNEDATDIVRNIKSDLVPEEVFVFTPKGEVISLPMGSTVIDFAYAIHSAVGNRMIGAKVDRRIVPIDYKVKTGEIIEIITTKETGHGPSRDWLKIVKTSEARNKIRQWFKKERREENIVEGRAELERELKRSGIVLTEEETRDFLESLGKKQSFSTVDDVYAAIGYGGIQLWKSIPHLKEEYMKRKRPAAPPEKKPQPQPAKKAAGGVLIDGMDNCLIKFSRCCNPLPGDEIIGFITRGFGVSIHKRSCSNVPADIASSPEPERWVNARWQGEVNEDFKSTLEIVANDRSGLLADITQQLFTMRLFIHSLNSRETKDGNAVIYATITVHGLDHLTNVITKLKTIEGIISIRRS from the coding sequence ATGCCTGAAACGACGAAAACCTATGAGGATCTCCTACAGCTGATGAAGTCCAGCGAACACGGTTTCGACCTGGACCTGATCGGGCGCGCCTATCGGCTGGCGAAAGAGGCCCACAAGGATCAGAAACGCCTTTCCGGGCAGCCGTATCTCATCCATCCGGTGGCAGTGGCCTACATTCTGGTCGAGCTCGGCATGGATTCCGAATCCGTGGCCGCCGGCCTTTTGCATGACGTGGTCGAGGACACCCCGGTCGAGCTCTCCCAGATCCGGAAGCAGTTCGGCGCGGAGATCGCGAACCTGATCGACGGCGTCACCAAGCTGGGCCGGATCCCTTATTCCTCCCGCGAGGAGCAGCAGGCGGAGAACATCCGCAAAATGCTCATCGCCATGTCGGAGGACATCCGCGTCATCATCATCAAGCTGGCCGACCGCCTGCACAATATGCGCACGCTCGAATACATGACGCCGCAGAAGCAGCGCGACAAGGCGCTGGAAAACATGGAGGTCTATGCCCCCATCGCGCACAGGCTCGGAATCCGCGCGGTCAAGGAGGAACTCGAGGACCTTTCCCTGCGGTATCTCGACCCGGTCGCGTATCAGGAGATCGAAAACGCCTTGGAGCTGCGCAGCAAAGACCGGAATGCTTTTATCGAATCGACGAAAAAGCTGATCTACGACCGACTTTCCCCGATGATCCCGAACGTTTATCTTCAGGGGCGCGTCAAGAGCATCAACGGCATTTACCGCAAGGTCTTCATGCAGGGCCGCAATATGGACGAAATTTACGATATCTACGCGGTCCGCGTGATCGTGGACACCGTGAACGACTGCTACAACGTGCTGGGCGTCATTCACGACATGTTCCGCCCGATCCCGAACCGCTTCAAAGACTATATTTCCACGCCGAAGCCGAATATGTACCAGTCCCTGCACACGACGGTCATCGGCCGGGAGGGGATCCCGTTCGAAGTGCAGATCCGCACGTGGGAAATGCACCATACCGCCGAATACGGCATCGCGGCCCACTGGAAATACAAGCTGGGCCTGACCAAGGGCGACACGATGGAGAAGCGCCTCGCGTGGATCCGCCAGATGCTGGAAAACCAGAAGGACAATGAGGACGCGACCGATATCGTGCGCAACATCAAATCCGACCTGGTGCCGGAGGAGGTGTTCGTGTTCACGCCGAAGGGCGAGGTCATCAGCCTGCCCATGGGCTCCACCGTCATCGATTTCGCCTACGCCATCCACAGTGCCGTCGGCAACCGCATGATCGGCGCGAAGGTGGACCGCAGGATCGTCCCGATCGACTATAAGGTCAAGACGGGCGAGATCATCGAGATCATCACCACAAAAGAAACAGGCCACGGCCCGAGCCGCGACTGGCTGAAAATCGTCAAGACAAGCGAGGCCCGCAATAAAATCCGCCAGTGGTTCAAAAAGGAGCGCCGCGAGGAAAATATCGTGGAGGGCAGGGCCGAGCTGGAGCGCGAGCTCAAGCGCAGCGGCATCGTCCTGACCGAGGAGGAGACCAGGGATTTCCTGGAGAGCCTCGGCAAAAAGCAGAGCTTTTCGACGGTGGACGACGTGTATGCCGCCATCGGCTACGGCGGCATACAGCTCTGGAAAAGCATCCCTCACCTGAAAGAAGAGTACATGAAGCGGAAGAGGCCGGCCGCTCCCCCCGAAAAGAAACCGCAGCCGCAGCCCGCCAAAAAGGCTGCCGGCGGCGTGCTGATCGACGGCATGGACAACTGCCTCATCAAGTTTTCCCGGTGCTGCAATCCGCTGCCGGGGGATGAGATCATCGGCTTTATCACGCGGGGCTTCGGCGTTTCCATCCACAAGCGCTCGTGCAGCAACGTCCCGGCGGACATCGCGTCCTCCCCGGAGCCGGAGCGCTGGGTAAACGCCCGCTGGCAGGGCGAGGTGAACGAGGATTTCAAGTCGACGCTCGAGATCGTCGCGAACGACCGCTCCGGCCTGCTCGCCGATATTACCCAGCAGCTTTTTACGATGCGCCTTTTTATCCATTCGCTCAATTCCCGCGAGACGAAGGACGGCAACGCCGTGATTTACGCGACCATCACCGTCCACGGGCTGGACCATCTGACGAACGTCATCACCAAACTGAAAACCATAGAGGGAATCATTTCCATCCGCCGTTCGTAA
- the coaX gene encoding Type III pantothenate kinase, which produces MLLMLDIGNTNITLGVYEGKKLLFVSRMATDRARMEDQYAIEIRDILDIYGVKVKDLDGCIISSVVPPLNTYIARAIKKLVGIEPVCVGKNTMTGLKVRIRNPETLGADLIAGSVGAAELYGGPCIVWDMGTATTVCVIDGELNMRGGCIIPGMAISMDALISRTAKLPAISLIAPKKIIGTNTVECMRSGILYGQASMVDGLSGRIEEELGTPCRIIATGGLAREVVPLCRRDIVLCDNLVLEGLRVIYEKNAPGVTG; this is translated from the coding sequence ATGCTGTTAATGCTGGATATCGGCAATACGAATATCACCCTCGGCGTATATGAAGGGAAAAAACTTCTTTTCGTTTCGCGCATGGCGACCGACCGCGCCCGTATGGAAGACCAGTATGCCATCGAAATCCGCGACATTCTGGATATCTACGGGGTCAAGGTGAAGGATCTGGACGGCTGCATCATCAGCTCCGTCGTGCCGCCGCTGAACACCTATATCGCCCGCGCGATCAAGAAGCTCGTGGGGATCGAGCCGGTCTGCGTGGGGAAAAACACCATGACCGGCCTGAAGGTTCGGATCAGGAACCCGGAAACGCTGGGCGCGGACCTGATTGCCGGAAGCGTCGGGGCAGCCGAGCTGTACGGCGGCCCCTGCATTGTTTGGGACATGGGGACCGCGACGACGGTCTGCGTCATCGACGGCGAGCTCAACATGCGGGGCGGCTGCATCATTCCAGGTATGGCGATCAGCATGGACGCGCTCATCAGCCGCACGGCGAAGCTTCCCGCGATCAGCCTGATCGCGCCGAAAAAGATCATCGGAACGAACACGGTGGAGTGTATGCGCTCCGGCATTCTGTACGGACAAGCCTCGATGGTCGACGGCCTTTCCGGCAGAATCGAGGAGGAGCTCGGCACGCCGTGCCGGATCATCGCGACCGGTGGCCTTGCGCGCGAGGTGGTGCCGCTTTGCAGGCGCGACATCGTTCTGTGCGACAACCTCGTGCTCGAGGGCCTTCGGGTCATCTACGAAAAAAACGCCCCCGGAGTGACCGGTTAA
- a CDS encoding MBL fold metallo-hydrolase yields MKIDRFSGGSLGTNCYFLTDEETGQIAVIDPGFVSGRMERYLAQAGASNVVLCLLTHGHFDHIGGVDRLRELTGAKICLPRGDAAFPADPSLNLGSMLAPGTDCRFRPDRLLDDGDTVRLGNLSIRTLHTPGHTAGSSSFLAGDALFSGDTLMEGSVGRTDFPTGSWGQMTSSLKKLAALSGNYRVYPGHGESTTLEEEKKFNPFLKDAAGESGS; encoded by the coding sequence TTGAAGATCGACCGCTTCTCCGGCGGATCGCTGGGGACCAACTGCTATTTTCTGACCGACGAGGAGACCGGGCAGATCGCCGTGATCGACCCGGGCTTCGTTTCCGGCCGGATGGAACGGTATCTCGCGCAGGCCGGGGCTTCCAACGTCGTGCTCTGCCTTTTGACGCACGGGCATTTCGACCACATCGGCGGCGTCGACAGGCTCCGGGAGCTGACCGGGGCCAAAATCTGCCTGCCGCGCGGGGATGCCGCGTTTCCGGCGGACCCGTCGCTGAACCTCGGGAGCATGCTCGCGCCCGGAACGGACTGCAGATTCCGGCCCGACCGGCTGCTGGATGACGGCGACACGGTCCGTCTCGGGAACCTTTCGATCCGCACGCTGCACACGCCCGGCCACACCGCGGGCAGCAGCAGCTTCCTTGCAGGGGATGCGCTCTTCTCCGGCGACACGCTGATGGAGGGGTCGGTCGGGCGCACGGACTTCCCCACGGGAAGCTGGGGCCAGATGACGTCATCCCTGAAAAAGCTGGCCGCGCTGTCCGGGAATTACCGCGTTTACCCGGGGCACGGCGAGTCCACGACGCTGGAAGAGGAAAAGAAGTTCAATCCGTTCCTGAAGGATGCGGCGGGGGAGTCCGGTTCATGA
- the ileS gene encoding Isoleucine--tRNA ligase: MQLLLGKQKEAKTGGLGMYQKVSTDLNFVEREKKIEAFWQERHIFEKSIDSRSKADPYIFYDGPPTANGKPHIGHVLTRVIKDMIPRYRTMKGYRVPRKAGWDTHGLPVELEVEKELHINGKDQIEAYGLEPFIKQCKESVWKYKEMWEKFSRMVGFWADMDHPYVTYTNDFIESEWWALKKIWEKGLLYKGFKIVPYCPRCGTPLSSHEVAQGYKDVREKSAVAKFRVKGEDAYFLAWTTTPWTLPSNVALCVNPDEEYVKVKSGEEVYYLAAARVPEVLGENCTVLERFTGKDLEYKEYEPLYRFVSPKEKCWYVTCDRYVTLTDGTGIVHIAPAFGEDDSKVGKNYGLPFVQLVDGKGQMTKETLWPGVFVKDADKEVLKDLKERGLLFSAPEFEHSYPFCWRCDTPLIYYARESWFIRMTAVKDDLIRNNDTINWIPKSIGKGRFGDWLENVQDWGISRNRYWGTPLNIWECECGCRHAVGSIEELRKMSPNCPEDIELHRPYVDAVTITCPKCGKQMKRVPEVIDCWFDSGSMPFAQHHYPFENHDLFHEQFPADFISEAVDQTRGWFYSLLAVSTLLFDKAPYKNVLVLGHVQDENGQKMSKSKGNAVDPLDALETFGADAIRWYFYSNSAPWLPNRFYAKAVREGQRKFLSTLWNTYAFFVLYANIDEFDATQYKLEPEKLTLMDKWLFSRLNSTVKAVDGDLNDYRIPEAARALQDFVDDMSNWYVRCSRGRFWVEGMPEDKVCAYLTLYTVLVTIVKAAAPMIPFMAEDIYRNLVCGINRSAPESVHLCDFPAVDDSMIDEKMENDMREAMQVVTLGRAARNTVGLKIRQPLARLLIHAERDLGEQYREIIRGELNVKRVSFVEDASEYTDYLFKPQLRVLGKKYGKKVNEIRTALAALDGAAAKKRLDADGFLSLPLSDGEIRLAPDELLIETAQKEGYESVADRGVTVVLDTRLTGELIEEGFVREIISKIQSMRKEADFNVTDRIVVYQSGSDKIADILWRNRDAVSHDVLADEVRLGELDGFTEEWDVNGEKTTFGVKVI, from the coding sequence TTGCAGCTTTTATTGGGAAAACAGAAGGAAGCAAAAACAGGAGGACTCGGAATGTATCAGAAAGTATCTACGGACCTGAATTTTGTGGAACGGGAAAAGAAGATTGAAGCGTTCTGGCAGGAGCGGCATATTTTTGAAAAGAGCATCGATTCCCGCAGCAAGGCGGACCCTTATATTTTTTACGACGGACCCCCGACCGCGAACGGCAAACCGCATATCGGCCATGTGCTGACCCGCGTCATCAAGGACATGATCCCGCGCTACCGCACGATGAAGGGGTACCGGGTGCCGCGCAAGGCGGGCTGGGATACCCACGGGCTGCCGGTGGAGCTGGAAGTCGAAAAGGAGCTGCACATCAACGGCAAGGACCAGATCGAGGCCTACGGCTTGGAGCCGTTCATCAAGCAGTGCAAGGAGAGCGTCTGGAAGTACAAGGAGATGTGGGAGAAATTTTCCCGCATGGTCGGCTTCTGGGCGGATATGGACCACCCGTACGTCACCTATACGAACGATTTCATCGAATCGGAGTGGTGGGCGCTCAAGAAGATCTGGGAGAAGGGCCTTCTTTATAAAGGCTTCAAGATCGTGCCTTACTGCCCGCGTTGCGGGACGCCGCTTTCCAGCCACGAGGTGGCCCAGGGTTATAAAGATGTCCGCGAAAAATCCGCGGTCGCGAAATTCCGGGTCAAGGGCGAGGACGCCTATTTCCTGGCCTGGACGACGACCCCATGGACGCTGCCCTCGAATGTGGCGCTGTGCGTGAACCCGGATGAGGAATATGTCAAGGTGAAAAGCGGGGAAGAGGTGTACTATCTCGCCGCGGCGCGCGTTCCAGAAGTTTTGGGCGAAAACTGCACGGTTCTGGAGAGATTTACCGGGAAGGACCTGGAATATAAGGAGTACGAGCCGCTGTACCGTTTTGTCAGCCCGAAGGAAAAGTGCTGGTACGTCACCTGCGACCGCTACGTCACCCTGACGGACGGCACCGGCATCGTCCATATCGCGCCGGCGTTCGGCGAGGATGACTCGAAGGTCGGCAAAAACTACGGCCTTCCGTTCGTCCAGCTGGTCGACGGGAAGGGGCAGATGACGAAGGAGACCCTGTGGCCCGGCGTCTTTGTCAAGGATGCGGACAAGGAGGTTCTGAAGGACCTGAAGGAGCGCGGCCTGCTGTTCTCCGCGCCGGAGTTCGAGCACAGCTATCCGTTCTGCTGGCGCTGCGACACCCCGCTCATCTACTACGCCCGCGAATCCTGGTTCATCCGGATGACGGCCGTCAAGGATGACCTGATCCGCAACAACGACACCATCAACTGGATTCCGAAGAGCATCGGAAAAGGCCGCTTCGGCGACTGGCTCGAAAACGTGCAGGACTGGGGGATCAGCCGCAACCGCTACTGGGGCACGCCGCTGAACATCTGGGAGTGCGAATGCGGCTGCCGCCATGCGGTGGGAAGCATCGAGGAGCTGCGGAAGATGTCCCCGAACTGCCCGGAGGACATCGAGCTGCACCGCCCCTATGTGGATGCCGTCACGATCACCTGCCCGAAATGCGGAAAGCAGATGAAGCGCGTGCCCGAGGTGATCGACTGCTGGTTCGATTCCGGTTCCATGCCGTTCGCACAGCACCACTATCCGTTTGAAAACCACGACCTGTTCCACGAGCAGTTCCCGGCGGACTTCATTTCCGAAGCCGTGGACCAGACGCGCGGCTGGTTTTATTCCCTGCTGGCGGTGTCGACGCTTCTGTTCGACAAAGCGCCGTATAAGAACGTGCTCGTCCTGGGCCATGTGCAGGATGAGAACGGCCAGAAAATGTCCAAATCCAAGGGTAACGCGGTCGATCCGCTCGACGCGCTGGAAACCTTCGGCGCCGACGCGATCCGCTGGTATTTTTACAGCAACTCCGCCCCGTGGCTGCCGAACCGTTTTTACGCGAAGGCCGTCAGGGAGGGGCAGCGGAAATTCCTTTCCACCCTGTGGAACACCTATGCGTTCTTTGTCCTTTATGCGAACATCGACGAATTCGACGCCACCCAGTACAAGCTGGAGCCGGAAAAGCTGACCCTGATGGACAAATGGCTCTTCTCGCGGCTCAATTCCACGGTGAAAGCGGTCGACGGCGACCTGAACGATTACCGTATCCCCGAAGCCGCCCGTGCCCTTCAGGATTTCGTGGACGACATGAGCAACTGGTACGTGCGCTGCAGCCGCGGGCGCTTCTGGGTGGAAGGCATGCCGGAAGACAAGGTGTGCGCCTATCTCACCCTTTATACAGTGCTCGTCACGATCGTCAAGGCGGCGGCGCCTATGATTCCGTTCATGGCGGAGGACATCTACCGCAACCTGGTCTGCGGCATCAACCGTTCCGCGCCGGAAAGCGTACACCTGTGTGACTTTCCCGCGGTGGATGACTCCATGATTGACGAAAAGATGGAAAACGACATGCGCGAGGCCATGCAGGTCGTCACGCTGGGCCGCGCCGCCCGCAACACGGTCGGCCTGAAGATCCGCCAGCCGCTCGCCCGCCTGCTCATCCATGCGGAGCGCGACCTGGGTGAACAGTACCGCGAGATCATCCGCGGGGAGCTCAACGTCAAGCGGGTCAGCTTTGTCGAGGATGCGTCCGAATACACCGACTATCTGTTCAAGCCGCAGCTTCGCGTGCTGGGTAAAAAATACGGCAAAAAGGTCAACGAGATCCGCACTGCCCTCGCCGCGCTGGATGGAGCGGCGGCCAAAAAGCGGCTTGACGCGGACGGGTTCCTGTCCCTGCCCCTTTCCGACGGTGAGATCCGCCTTGCGCCGGATGAGCTTCTGATCGAGACGGCCCAGAAGGAAGGGTATGAATCCGTCGCCGACCGCGGCGTCACCGTGGTGCTGGATACCCGCCTGACCGGCGAGCTGATCGAGGAGGGCTTCGTGCGCGAGATCATCAGCAAAATCCAGTCCATGCGCAAAGAGGCCGATTTCAACGTGACGGACCGCATCGTCGTGTACCAGAGCGGCAGCGACAAGATCGCGGACATCCTCTGGCGGAACCGCGACGCCGTCAGCCATGACGTTCTGGCGGACGAGGTCCGTCTGGGCGAGCTGGACGGCTTCACCGAGGAATGGGATGTCAACGGCGAAAAGACGACCTTCGGCGTGAAGGTCATCTGA
- the yisY gene encoding AB hydrolase superfamily protein YisY, translating into MERWVKVEPNVSVFVQDINPRGRRTILFLHGWPADHRLFEYQYQDLLEKGYRCVGPDMRGFGRSEKPVSGYDYNRLADDVRRIIDSMGLCGVTLAGHSTGGAVALRYVARHNAHGVSKLVLIAAAAPSLIQRPDFPYGLKRADVERIIAETRRNRPDMLRNFQEMFFYRKVSPSFAEWFFRLGIGAAGWSTIAVSQSWMKEELFSDMARVRIPTLILHGVHDQVCLFPLGEALGRGIAGAKLIPFEESGHGLFYDEKEKFNKELIRFAG; encoded by the coding sequence TTGGAACGTTGGGTGAAGGTCGAGCCGAATGTATCGGTTTTTGTGCAGGACATCAACCCGCGCGGCAGAAGGACGATCCTGTTCCTTCACGGGTGGCCCGCCGATCACCGGCTGTTCGAGTACCAGTATCAGGATCTTCTGGAAAAGGGGTACCGGTGCGTCGGGCCGGACATGCGGGGGTTCGGCCGGTCGGAAAAGCCGGTTTCCGGCTACGATTACAACCGGCTTGCCGACGACGTGCGCCGGATCATCGACAGCATGGGCCTGTGCGGGGTCACTCTGGCGGGGCATTCCACGGGCGGGGCGGTCGCGCTTCGGTATGTGGCCCGCCACAACGCGCACGGGGTGTCGAAGCTCGTGCTGATCGCGGCGGCGGCGCCCAGCCTGATCCAAAGGCCGGATTTCCCGTATGGGCTCAAGCGCGCGGATGTTGAGCGGATTATCGCGGAGACCCGCCGGAACCGCCCCGATATGCTCCGGAATTTCCAGGAGATGTTCTTTTACCGGAAGGTTTCGCCTTCGTTTGCGGAATGGTTCTTCCGGCTGGGGATCGGGGCCGCCGGCTGGTCGACCATTGCGGTCTCGCAGAGCTGGATGAAGGAGGAGCTGTTTTCGGATATGGCGAGGGTGCGCATCCCGACGCTGATCCTGCACGGCGTTCACGACCAGGTCTGCCTGTTCCCGCTGGGGGAGGCGCTCGGCCGCGGAATCGCGGGCGCGAAGCTCATCCCGTTTGAAGAAAGCGGGCACGGCCTGTTTTACGACGAAAAGGAAAAATTCAACAAAGAGCTGATCCGGTTTGCCGGGTAG
- a CDS encoding protein of unknown function (Evidence 5 : Unknown function) — MTPGGAISAETDEAWETDDFNDACGVNQRLLSSRVNPI; from the coding sequence TTGACGCCGGGCGGCGCAATTTCAGCCGAAACAGACGAGGCCTGGGAAACCGATGATTTTAATGACGCGTGCGGAGTGAATCAGCGGTTGCTTAGCTCCCGTGTAAATCCCATCTAG